Proteins encoded by one window of Nicotiana tabacum cultivar K326 chromosome 10, ASM71507v2, whole genome shotgun sequence:
- the LOC107798590 gene encoding putative mitochondrial protein AtMg00820 yields the protein MNPAWQAAMTQEIKALHSNNTWDLVPLPAGKKALGCKWVHIIKHKSNGGVERFKARLVVKGYTQQAGIDYTETFSPVVKMTIVRGLIATAIKKGWQHFQLDVNNAFLHETFMKKCIWMYLMYFSMPYPLDPSIKLKVYEGTLLPDPTYYRKLIGKLNFLTNTRLDIACSVQYLGQYMQSPIDPHLEVAFHVLRYLKEDPNLDIFLSNSDE from the exons ATGAATCCTGCTTGGCAAGCTGCAATGACACAAGAAATTAAAGCATTACATTCTAATAACACTTGGGACTTAGTCCCTCTACCAGCTGGTAAAAAAGCACTAGGGTGCAAGTGGGTGCACATAATTAAACACAAATCAAATGGGGGTGTTGAGAGATTCAAGGCAAGGCTGGTTGTAAAAGGGTACACACAACAAGCTGGAATAGACTACACTGAAACCTTTTCTCCAGTTGTTAAGATGACTATAGTGAGAGGGCTAATTGCAACAGCAATTAAAAAAGGGTGGCAGCACTTTCAACTGGATGTGAATAATGCATTCCTTCATGAGACCTTCATGAAAAAGTGTATATGGATGTACCTCATG TACTTTTCAATGCCTTATCCTCTTGATCCTTCAATCAAGTTAAAGGTATATGAGGGTACCCTGCTTCCAGATCCAACATATTATAGAAAGTTGATTGGTAAACTGAATTTCCTTACTAATACTAGACTCGACATTGCTTGTAGCGTGCAATACTTGGGTCAGTACATGCAAAGTCCTATAGATCCTCACCTGGAGGTTGCATTTCATGTGCTAAGATACCTCAAAGAAGATCCAAACTTGGACATCTTTCTTTCTAATAGTGACGAGTGA